The proteins below come from a single Aegilops tauschii subsp. strangulata cultivar AL8/78 chromosome 6, Aet v6.0, whole genome shotgun sequence genomic window:
- the LOC109763739 gene encoding exosome complex component RRP45A isoform X1 — MMDPRWRPTVNEREFIEQALQSDLRVDGRRPFDFRKLKIAFGREDGSAEVELGETRVMGYVTAQLVQPYKDRPNEGTLAIFTEFSPMADPAFEPGRPGEAAIELGRVIDRGLRESRAVDMESLCVVAGKHVWSVRVDLHVLDNEGNLIDAANIAALAALSTFRRPECTVGGDDGQQVTVHDSEVRDPLPLTIHHLPIAVTFAYFGDGNIMVIDPTYKEEAVMGGRMTATINSNGDVCAIQKAGGEGVMSSVIMQCLRIASVKAADITSKIKREVDDYTTEKALQKVKRTPALVAKKVNVPDVTMKESTHSALENQASKAPNDGQQISKGDDDHQNIKRISPLTVDRTVKHKQTSTFVGGPSNWDPYSKGVSLSSLRISQLPDPPAIPNDDKHEDTKPMLTESNPEVKSVSNSGTAGESDEFKESRSPKSLIDAIKPKHRRKKKQHGNS, encoded by the exons ATGATGGATCCACGGTGGCGCCCGACGGTGAACGAGCGGGAGTTCATCGAGCAAGCCCTCCAGTCGGACCTCCGCGTCGACGGCCGCCGCCCCTTCGATTTCCGCAAGCTCAAAATCGCATTCGGAAG GGAGGATGGCTCGGCGGAGGTGGAGCTCGGCGAAACGCGTGTGATGGGTTATGTGACTGCGCAATTGGTCCAGCCGTACAAGGACAGGCCTAACGAGGGCACGCTGGCCATATTCACCGAGTTCTCGCCCATGGCTGATCCTGCCTTTGAGCCGGGGCGACCTGGGGAAGCAGCGATTGAGTTGGGCCGTGTCATTGATCGTGGCCTAAG GGAGAGCAGAGCCGTGGATATGGAATCCCTGTGTGTTGTTGCAGGGAAGCATGTCTGGTCGGTGCGTGTTGACCTTCACGTTTTGGACAATGAGGG GAATCTCATTGATGCAGCTAACATCGCTGCATTGGCAGCTTTGTCTACATTCCGGAGGCCTGAATGCACGGTTGGTGGGGATGATGGTCAGCAAGTTACAGTACATGACTCTGAG GTCAGGGACCCACTTCCCCTAACAATTCATCATCTCCCTATAGCTGTAacctttgcatattttggtgacgGTAATATCATG GTTATCGATCCAACATACAAGGAAGAAGCTGTTATGGGAGGAAGGATGACAGCTACGATTAACTCGAATGGTGATGTCTGTGCCATTCAGAAAGCTGGTGGAGAGGGTGTCATGTCTAGTGTTATCATGCAGTGTTTAAGGATTGCTTCAGTTAAAGCTGCTGATATAACAAGCAAAATAAAGAGAGAG GTCGATGATTACACTACTGAAAAGGCATTGCAGAAAGTAAAGCGTACTCCAGCATTAGTGGCTAAAAAAGTTAACGTTCCTGATGTAACTATGAAGGAGAGCACTCACAGTGCATTGGAAAACCAAGCCTCGAAGGCACCCAATGATGGTCAGCAGATAAGCAAAGGTGATGATGATCATCAAAATATAAAAAGGATTTCTCCCTTGACTGTGGACCGAACTGTTAAACACAAACAAACATCCACATTCGTTGGTGGCCCATCAAATTG GGATCCATACTCCAAAGGAGTTTCATTAAGCTCCCTCAGAATCTCTCAGTTGCCTG ATCCACCAGCTATACCAAACGACGACAAGCATGAGGATACCAAACCAATGTTGACTGAATCCAATCCAGAGGTGAAAAGCGTGTCAAATTCTGGAACGGCTGGAGAGTCAGATGAGTTCAAGGAAAGCAGATCACCTAAGAGTCTAATAGATGCTATCAAGCCAAAACACAGAAGGAAGAAGAAACAACATGGCAATAGTTAG
- the LOC109763739 gene encoding exosome complex component RRP45A isoform X2, whose protein sequence is MMDPRWRPTVNEREFIEQALQSDLRVDGRRPFDFRKLKIAFGREDGSAEVELGETRVMGYVTAQLVQPYKDRPNEGTLAIFTEFSPMADPAFEPGRPGEAAIELGRVIDRGLRESRAVDMESLCVVAGKHVWSVRVDLHVLDNEGNLIDAANIAALAALSTFRRPECTVGGDDGQQVTVHDSEVRDPLPLTIHHLPIAVTFAYFGDGNIMVIDPTYKEEAVMGGRMTATINSNGDVCAIQKAGGEGVMSSVIMQCLRIASVKAADITSKIKREVDDYTTEKALQKVKRTPALVAKKVNVPDVTMKESTHSALENQASKAPNDGQQISKGIHTPKEFH, encoded by the exons ATGATGGATCCACGGTGGCGCCCGACGGTGAACGAGCGGGAGTTCATCGAGCAAGCCCTCCAGTCGGACCTCCGCGTCGACGGCCGCCGCCCCTTCGATTTCCGCAAGCTCAAAATCGCATTCGGAAG GGAGGATGGCTCGGCGGAGGTGGAGCTCGGCGAAACGCGTGTGATGGGTTATGTGACTGCGCAATTGGTCCAGCCGTACAAGGACAGGCCTAACGAGGGCACGCTGGCCATATTCACCGAGTTCTCGCCCATGGCTGATCCTGCCTTTGAGCCGGGGCGACCTGGGGAAGCAGCGATTGAGTTGGGCCGTGTCATTGATCGTGGCCTAAG GGAGAGCAGAGCCGTGGATATGGAATCCCTGTGTGTTGTTGCAGGGAAGCATGTCTGGTCGGTGCGTGTTGACCTTCACGTTTTGGACAATGAGGG GAATCTCATTGATGCAGCTAACATCGCTGCATTGGCAGCTTTGTCTACATTCCGGAGGCCTGAATGCACGGTTGGTGGGGATGATGGTCAGCAAGTTACAGTACATGACTCTGAG GTCAGGGACCCACTTCCCCTAACAATTCATCATCTCCCTATAGCTGTAacctttgcatattttggtgacgGTAATATCATG GTTATCGATCCAACATACAAGGAAGAAGCTGTTATGGGAGGAAGGATGACAGCTACGATTAACTCGAATGGTGATGTCTGTGCCATTCAGAAAGCTGGTGGAGAGGGTGTCATGTCTAGTGTTATCATGCAGTGTTTAAGGATTGCTTCAGTTAAAGCTGCTGATATAACAAGCAAAATAAAGAGAGAG GTCGATGATTACACTACTGAAAAGGCATTGCAGAAAGTAAAGCGTACTCCAGCATTAGTGGCTAAAAAAGTTAACGTTCCTGATGTAACTATGAAGGAGAGCACTCACAGTGCATTGGAAAACCAAGCCTCGAAGGCACCCAATGATGGTCAGCAGATAAGCAAAG GGATCCATACTCCAAAGGAGTTTCATTAA